A stretch of DNA from Bacillota bacterium:
CCAGTTTTGAAAGATAAAAGTCTGGTGACGATGGCGAAGTGGACACACCTGTTCCCTTACCGAACACAGAAGTTAAGCACTTCAGCGCCGAATGTAGTACATTAGTGCGAGAATAGGACGTTGCCAGGCTTCTTTCTTTTATAATAAAAAAATTAAATAGAGCCTCAGTAGCTCAGTTGGTTAGAGCACATGACTGTTAATCATGGGGTCCTAGGTTCAAGTCCTAGTTGGGGCGCCAACTTGGCTCGTTGGAGAAACGGTTAACTCACATGCCTTTCACGCATGCATCCACGGGTTCGAATCCCGTACGAGTCACCAATCACAAATTAAAAATACCATTTTCGAAGTGGTGTTTTTTTTTATGATTTTTAGTAGAAAGTATAGATCAATTCCTCCATTCTTTCTTTGTTTTTAATTAACTTCCTCGTTTATTTATATGGTATTTTCCATAAAAATATGATATCATATTCATAAATAAAGTGAGGAATTCCTATGACAAATTATGAAAAACTTGCCCATTTAATCTTTCCTGATGTAACAAAAACGATTTTAGACTTAGAAACGATTTTTCCAAAAAGAGACTTAGAAGAATCCGCCATGGTTACAAGGTTTGCGCCTTCGCCAACGGGTTTTTTACATACAGGTTCATTATTTGCGTCCCTTGTGTCATGGCGTTTTGCCAAACAATCAAACGGAGTCTTTTTTGTAAGACTTGAAGATACCGATCAAAAAAGAGAAATTGAAGGGTCTGGAGCTAAGGTTTTAGAAGAAATGAAACTATTTGGTATTAATCCAGATGAAAGTTTTGTTATAGGTGGAAATTATGGCCCTTACGTTCAAAGTGAACGTAAATGGATTTATGATATTGTCATTAAACATTTTATTGAAATTGGACTGGCCTATCCTTGTTTTTGTACACACGAAGAATTAGATGAGATTCGAACAAAACAAGAAGCACTTAAATTAAATCCAGGATATTATGGTGAGTTTGCATTATGTCGAAAATTATCAGTAAGTGAATTGATTTCGAGAGTTGAAGAAGGACACCCTTATGTTATTCGTTTTAAATCACCAGGAGATGAAAATCAAAAGGTCGCCGTTGATGATTTAATTAGAGGACACATTGAATTTCCAGAAAACGTTCAAGACATCGTTATTATGAAAACAGATGGCTTACCAACTTATCATTTTGCTCATTTAGTCGATGATCATTTTATGAGAACGACTCATGTGACAAGGGGAGAAGAATGGATGTCTTCGGTTCCTATTCATTTACAATTATTTGATAGCATCAACTGGAAAAGACCGATTTATTGTCATTTGCCAGTTATCATGAAATTAGATGAAGGCAAACGTAGAAAATTATCAAAACGAAAAGATCCAGAAGCTTCTGTTAAATATTTCCTTGAAAAAGGTTATCCAATTGAAGGCTTTTTAGAATACTTAATGACCATCGCAAACACGAATTTTGAAGAGTGGAGAATTGAGCATCCACACGCAAATTTATTTGATTTTGAATTAACCTTCCAAAAGATGAGTCTTGATGGAGCCTTATTTGACATTGAAAAAGTCAATTCAATTTCCAAAGAATGTTTAGGGAAAATGACGTCTCTTGTCATCGCAAGTAATGCATACGCCTGGGCAAATGAAAATGACGAATTAGAACTTTTACAAGTGATTCGTCAAGATCCTGACTATTTTGAATCCATCTTAAACATTGAAAGAGGAACCGAAAAACCAAGAAAAGATTATGCAAAATATTCTGATATTTTACCAGTGATTGATTTTATGTATGATGATTATTATTCTAAATTTATTCAAGAGCCCTTACCTTTTAATGAAAGATATTCAAAAACATTACTGATTTACATTTTAGAACTTTTCCTGTCAAGACCAGCACTCGATTTACCAGAAGAAGAATGGTTCTTAAATCTTAAAGAATTAGCCGAGTCTTGTGACTTTGCGGCAAGACCAAAAGACTATAAAAAAAATCCCGATGCTTACCTTGGGCACATTGGAGATTTTGCGGAAATTATTCGAATTGCAGTATCAGGCAGAAAGAACACACCTAATTTTTATTATGTGTTAAAGATACTCACCCTTAAAAAAGTAAAAGAAAGAATTCAAAAAGTAATTAGTCTTTTGCAAGACTAATTTTCTTGGCCCGTTGGAGAAACGGTTAACTCATTGCCCTCTCAAGGCAACATTCACGGGTTCGAATCCCGTACGGGCTACCATATAATAATTTGACACATTTTTTGATAAGCCAAGAAATGTGTTTTTTTTAAATATTAAACATTATTATGAGATATGAATTTAATGTCCTTTGGATTAAAGAGAAAGTCATCATTTTGATAGTTACGGGTTCGATTAAAATTCCCTGCACCATATGACGCGCTATTAGCGACTTGACTTCAGGCTCTATTTTCGGCACCATTTCTAGGTTATAACAAAAGCAACACTTTTCTTTTGTTTATAAAAATAAAGTCGGTTAACCACCTACTTTTTTTGTTGCATATTTAAGAACTGTTTACATAGGTAATATCTATAAAGTCTTTATTTAACAAATTTTCTTAAAAAATACAACTTTTGAACTTAAAGAAAAACAACAATAAATTATAATTTGTATATTCCTTCATTTCTAGAGTTTCATTTTATCTGAATTCTGTTTTTTAGGTTGATTAATTAATTAAATATATTGCGGACTATATATATTTTTAAAAATCATTGGTATAATAACGGTATTAAAACACCAAAAAGGAGTGATTATATGTTCACTATAGTGAAAGAGTATCAAAGAGCTATAAAATTTAGATTTGGAAAGTTCGTAAAAGTAATGAATCCAGGGATTAGATTAGTTATCCCAATTATTCACGAATGCACAAAAGTGGATTTAAGAATCATTACACAAGATGTTCCTCAGCAAAAATGTATTACAAAAGATAATGTCACCATCACAATCAATGCAGTTGTATATTATAAGGTTTTTGATGCGAAGAAAGCTGTATTAGAAGTAAAGGATTGTTTCTTTGCAGTTGCTCAATTAGCACAAACAACGTTAAGAAATTCCCTAGGTGGGTTTGAACTTGATGAGTTATTATCAAACTTAAAAGTCATATCTAAAGAGATTAAAGAAATTGTAGATACTGAAACAGATCCTTGGGGAATAAAGGTTGAAAAAGTAGAAATTAAGGATATTAAAATTCCCGAAGATATGGAAAGAATTCTAGCCAGAGTAGCAGAAGCTGAAAGGGAAAAACGAGCAATCATTGTAAAGAGTGA
This window harbors:
- the gltX gene encoding glutamate--tRNA ligase produces the protein MTNYEKLAHLIFPDVTKTILDLETIFPKRDLEESAMVTRFAPSPTGFLHTGSLFASLVSWRFAKQSNGVFFVRLEDTDQKREIEGSGAKVLEEMKLFGINPDESFVIGGNYGPYVQSERKWIYDIVIKHFIEIGLAYPCFCTHEELDEIRTKQEALKLNPGYYGEFALCRKLSVSELISRVEEGHPYVIRFKSPGDENQKVAVDDLIRGHIEFPENVQDIVIMKTDGLPTYHFAHLVDDHFMRTTHVTRGEEWMSSVPIHLQLFDSINWKRPIYCHLPVIMKLDEGKRRKLSKRKDPEASVKYFLEKGYPIEGFLEYLMTIANTNFEEWRIEHPHANLFDFELTFQKMSLDGALFDIEKVNSISKECLGKMTSLVIASNAYAWANENDELELLQVIRQDPDYFESILNIERGTEKPRKDYAKYSDILPVIDFMYDDYYSKFIQEPLPFNERYSKTLLIYILELFLSRPALDLPEEEWFLNLKELAESCDFAARPKDYKKNPDAYLGHIGDFAEIIRIAVSGRKNTPNFYYVLKILTLKKVKERIQKVISLLQD
- a CDS encoding slipin family protein; translation: MFTIVKEYQRAIKFRFGKFVKVMNPGIRLVIPIIHECTKVDLRIITQDVPQQKCITKDNVTITINAVVYYKVFDAKKAVLEVKDCFFAVAQLAQTTLRNSLGGFELDELLSNLKVISKEIKEIVDTETDPWGIKVEKVEIKDIKIPEDMERILARVAEAEREKRAIIVKSEGEVGAAQKLADAAKILSSVPGAMHLRTLATINDLSGDKSNTVIFAIPVEVLESFKSTSVVETVKNLINK